The Flammeovirga pectinis genomic interval AAGCATTTCCTCATCAATAGGTTTTACAAAACGCATATCATAATGAGCAGGATTAATACCCTCAGCTTGGAAACGATCTGATAACTGAACAACATAATTTCCTATATGTCCAAAAGTTAATACAGCTACGTCTTCACCATCTTTAATTTTTCGACCTTTACCTACTTGTATTTCTTCCATAGGTACTTTCCATTCCGGCATTACACCTTGCCCTCTTGGGTATCTTATAGAAAATGGAGACGTTCTATGTTTAACAGCTGTATGCATCATGTGTCTTAATTCTGCTTCATTCATTGGTGCTGCAACCACTAAATTTGGAATACAACGCATAAATGGAATATCATAAGCACCGTGGTGTGTAGCTCCATCTGCTCCTGCAAAACCTGCCCTATCTAAACAGAAAATAACTGGTAAATTTTGGATACAGACATCATGAACAACCTGATCATAGGCACGTTGCATGAACGAAGAATAGATATTACAGAAAGGAATCATTCCTTCTGCTGCTAAACCAGCTGCAAAAGTTACAGCATGTTGTTCGGCAATACCCACATCAATAGCACGATCGGGCATTTCTTTCATCATTATATTTAATGAACAACCCGATGGCATTGCAGGAGTAATACCCATAATTTTTTCGTTTTCACGTGCCATTTCTAAAATGGTCTCACCAAAAACAGTCTGATATTTAGGTGCTTGTGGAGTTGTGAAAACCTTTTTCTTAATCTCTCCCGTTAATTTATCAAACTTACCTGGAGCATGCCATTTAGTTTGATCTTTTTCTGCAAGAGCATAGCCTTTACCTTTTACAGTAACAGCATGAAGAATTTTTGGTCCTGGAATTTTTTTCAAATCTTCCATTACATGAACCAAATGATTTATATCGTGACCATCTACTGGTCCAAAATATCGTAAACCTAAAGCTTCAAATAAATTGCTTTGTTCTAATAAAGCAGACTTTAAAGCATTTTCTGCAGCTGATACAGCTTGTTGAGCATGTGGTCCAATCTTTTTGACTTTACCCAACATGTTCCAAACTTCATCTTTTATTTTATTATAAAAAGGAGAAGTTGTTATATCTGTCAAGTAATCTTTTAAAGCACCTTGATTTGGATCAATGGCCATTCTGTTATCATTTAAAATGATAAGAATGTTAGCATCCGATGCACCTGCATGGTTCATTGCTTCAAAAGCCATCCCTGCCGTCATAGATCCATCTCCAATTACAGCAATATGCTGGCGATCATCTCCTTTTTCTTTAGAGGCGATTGCCATTCCTAATGCTGCAGAAATTGACGTAGATGAATGACCAACACCAAATGTATCGTATTCACTTTCGTCTCTTTTTGGGAAACCTGATAAACCACCATACTGTCTATTAGTATGGAATTGATCCCGACGTCCTGTAAGTATTTTATGATTATAAGCCTGATGACCTACATCCCATACAATTCTATCATAGGGAGTATTGTATACATAATGCATGGCTACAGATAATTCTGTAACACCTAAGCTTGCTCCAAAGTGTCCTCCATAAATAGATACATTATCTATAATATATTGACGTAACTCCTCACACACTTGATATAATTTATCAAGAGGTAATTTTCTCAAATCCGCAGGATTATCGATTTTGGCAAGAAGTTCACCCGGTTGAATTAGCATAACTTTTTTATTTAAATAAACACCTTGTAACAGGTCTGAAATCGTAATTATATTTCAGAACGAATTTTTTAAAATTACATAGGTAGTTAAATTTGATACTGTAAATCTTTTACAGTAATATAATAACCATCATATTCTGAATGTAAAACGAACTAATATTAGCAATTGTTTTCAGAATTTGATGATTACGGAAATTGAGACAAAAATAATACAAAGATTTTCTCACTCAGCAATAAGGTGCGAAAATAGTTCTAAATTTCCACTAAATTCTTATACATTCTTGTGAAATTATATATTTCGCAGTGTATAATACAACTGTTTAGAAGATTTTTTAGAGAAAGAATAGATTTAAAACAATAGATACATGAGCAACAACAAACCAAGAACACTGTTCGACAAAGTGTGGGACAATCACGTTGTACAAAGAAAAGAAGGATTTCCAGATGTTTTATACATCGACACACATTTCATTCACGAAGTAACTAGCCCGCAAGCTTTTAATGGTCTCCGTGCAAGAGGAATCCAACTTGCTCGTGTAGATCAGACTTGGGGTACTGCAGATCATAATGTACCAACAAAAGATCAGCATTTACCTATTAAAGAGGCTTTATCTAGAAACCAAGTTGAAACGCTTACAAAAAACTGTGATGAGTTTGGTGTAAAACTT includes:
- the dxs gene encoding 1-deoxy-D-xylulose-5-phosphate synthase, whose protein sequence is MLIQPGELLAKIDNPADLRKLPLDKLYQVCEELRQYIIDNVSIYGGHFGASLGVTELSVAMHYVYNTPYDRIVWDVGHQAYNHKILTGRRDQFHTNRQYGGLSGFPKRDESEYDTFGVGHSSTSISAALGMAIASKEKGDDRQHIAVIGDGSMTAGMAFEAMNHAGASDANILIILNDNRMAIDPNQGALKDYLTDITTSPFYNKIKDEVWNMLGKVKKIGPHAQQAVSAAENALKSALLEQSNLFEALGLRYFGPVDGHDINHLVHVMEDLKKIPGPKILHAVTVKGKGYALAEKDQTKWHAPGKFDKLTGEIKKKVFTTPQAPKYQTVFGETILEMARENEKIMGITPAMPSGCSLNIMMKEMPDRAIDVGIAEQHAVTFAAGLAAEGMIPFCNIYSSFMQRAYDQVVHDVCIQNLPVIFCLDRAGFAGADGATHHGAYDIPFMRCIPNLVVAAPMNEAELRHMMHTAVKHRTSPFSIRYPRGQGVMPEWKVPMEEIQVGKGRKIKDGEDVAVLTFGHIGNYVVQLSDRFQAEGINPAHYDMRFVKPIDEEMLHEVFTKFDKVVTIEDGAIMGGFGSAILEWMMDNGFTNKQIVRLGIPDTIIEQGEQLELQKEAGFDHDGILEAILKLSSNVKSKSKVLVKSK